From Gemmatimonadaceae bacterium, a single genomic window includes:
- the sdaAA gene encoding L-serine ammonia-lyase, iron-sulfur-dependent, subunit alpha translates to MFRSLADAIHAAGSRRMSLADVALEAEAKDQGRDRADILAALERALRVMRGAVSRGLEGDLHSASGLVGGDAAKLRTSRDGPLANTAFHEILARALAVQEVNAAMGVIVAAPTAGGAGVLPAVLTGLADARGLDDARVVNALATAGLIGAVIAERASLSGAEGGCQAETGAAAAMAAGSGVELLGGTPVQVGHGVALTLQGMLGLVCDPLGGLVELPCVFRNATGSAIALAGIEMALAGITFAIPVDEVIDTMGEIGRAMDVRYRETAGGGLAATPTGRRLARERLVQIRRSTH, encoded by the coding sequence CGCCGACGTCGCGCTCGAGGCCGAGGCGAAAGATCAGGGACGGGATCGCGCCGACATTCTCGCCGCCCTCGAGCGCGCGCTCCGCGTCATGCGCGGCGCCGTGTCGCGTGGTCTGGAAGGCGATCTGCACTCCGCCTCCGGGCTCGTCGGCGGCGACGCCGCAAAGTTGCGCACGAGCCGCGACGGGCCGCTGGCCAACACGGCCTTCCATGAGATACTGGCGCGCGCGCTGGCCGTGCAGGAAGTGAATGCGGCCATGGGCGTCATCGTCGCCGCGCCCACCGCAGGGGGTGCGGGCGTCCTCCCTGCGGTGCTCACGGGCCTCGCCGATGCGCGTGGACTCGACGACGCGCGCGTCGTGAACGCGCTCGCCACCGCTGGCCTCATCGGCGCCGTCATCGCTGAGCGCGCGTCGCTTTCCGGAGCGGAAGGCGGATGCCAGGCCGAAACCGGAGCGGCCGCCGCGATGGCCGCCGGGTCGGGCGTCGAACTGCTCGGCGGCACCCCCGTCCAGGTCGGACACGGTGTCGCGCTCACTCTGCAAGGCATGCTCGGCTTGGTGTGCGATCCGTTGGGCGGACTCGTCGAGCTCCCCTGCGTTTTTCGGAATGCGACGGGATCCGCCATCGCGCTCGCCGGCATCGAGATGGCGCTGGCTGGCATCACGTTCGCGATTCCCGTCGATGAAGTCATCGACACCATGGGCGAGATCGGACGCGCGATGGACGTGCGTTACCGCGAGACCGCGGGCGGCGGGCTCGCCGCGACGCCTACCGGCCGCCGACTCGCCCGCGAGCGTCTCGTACAGATTCGCCGCTCGACCCACTGA